The Niallia alba genome includes a window with the following:
- a CDS encoding universal stress protein, with the protein MNVNYQNIIVAVDGSEEADNAIKKAISIAKENSSKLVIAHVIDTRSFATVAAYDQSIAAKSDEFANELLDKYVAEATTAGIQNVVKAIEFGSPRSVVPREIATKYKADLIVCGATGLNAVERFIIGSVSEGITRNAPCDVLVVRNS; encoded by the coding sequence ATGAACGTAAACTATCAAAACATTATTGTTGCAGTAGATGGTTCAGAAGAAGCAGACAATGCAATAAAGAAAGCGATTTCAATAGCGAAAGAAAACAGTTCCAAGCTTGTTATTGCTCACGTTATTGATACAAGGTCTTTTGCAACAGTAGCTGCATATGATCAGTCCATAGCCGCTAAATCGGATGAGTTCGCAAATGAGTTATTAGATAAATATGTAGCGGAAGCAACTACTGCAGGTATTCAAAATGTAGTAAAAGCAATTGAATTTGGTTCTCCACGCTCAGTAGTTCCTCGAGAAATCGCAACTAAATATAAAGCAGATTTAATTGTTTGTGGAGCTACAGGATTAAATGCAGTTGAGCGATTTATTATTGGAAGTGTATCTGAAGGAATAACAAGAAACGCACCTTGTGATGTTTTAGTTGTTAGAAATAGTTAA
- the argH gene encoding argininosuccinate lyase, which yields MKKLWGGRFTKSAEEWVDEFGASISFDQELVLEDIEGSIAHVAMLSKTGILSVEEAEKIKSGLLALQNQAENDELTFSVKLEDIHLNLESQLTDLIGPLGGKLHTGRSRNDQVATDMHLYLRRQVKLIIQLLNDLQIALLEKAEIHIETVMPGYTHLQRAQPISFAHHLMAYFWMFERDKQRYQENLTRINVSPLGSGALAGTTFPIDRAYSANLLGFDSIYENSMDAVSDRDFILEFLSTSSILMMHLSRFSEEIILWSSQEFKFIELDDSFSTGSSIMPQKKNPDMAELIRGKTGRVYGNLMGLLTVLKGLPLSYNKDMQEDKEGMFDTVKTVVGSLRIFAGMIQTMKVNEQGMENATKNDFSNATELADYLSDKGMPFREAHEVVGKLVLYCVNKKCYLQDLSIEELKAANSLFEEDIYHVLNPRTAVERRNSAGGTGFKQIELAIEKAKLCVFEKEEVK from the coding sequence GTGAAGAAATTATGGGGAGGCAGATTTACAAAATCTGCCGAGGAATGGGTCGACGAATTCGGTGCGTCCATTTCTTTTGATCAAGAGCTAGTGTTAGAAGATATCGAAGGGAGCATTGCCCATGTGGCTATGCTCTCTAAAACAGGAATATTGTCAGTTGAAGAGGCGGAGAAAATCAAAAGTGGTTTACTAGCTCTCCAAAATCAAGCAGAAAATGACGAATTAACGTTTTCTGTAAAGTTAGAAGATATTCATCTTAATTTAGAAAGTCAATTAACCGATTTAATAGGTCCTCTAGGTGGGAAGCTTCATACTGGGAGAAGTAGAAATGATCAGGTTGCAACAGATATGCATCTTTATCTAAGAAGACAAGTGAAGTTGATTATTCAATTGTTGAATGATTTACAAATCGCTCTGTTGGAAAAGGCTGAAATTCATATTGAAACAGTAATGCCTGGCTACACTCATCTTCAACGGGCACAACCTATTTCGTTTGCACATCATTTAATGGCCTATTTTTGGATGTTTGAAAGAGACAAACAAAGATATCAAGAAAATCTAACGAGAATTAATGTATCACCTCTTGGTTCCGGTGCTTTAGCAGGAACAACCTTCCCAATTGATCGTGCATATAGTGCTAACTTACTTGGGTTTGATTCCATATATGAAAATAGTATGGATGCAGTTAGTGATCGTGATTTTATTCTGGAATTTTTATCGACTAGTTCCATTTTAATGATGCACCTTTCCCGCTTTAGCGAAGAAATTATTCTTTGGTCTTCTCAAGAATTTAAATTTATCGAATTAGACGATAGTTTTTCAACAGGAAGTAGTATCATGCCTCAAAAGAAAAACCCGGATATGGCTGAATTAATCAGAGGAAAAACGGGGCGGGTATATGGTAATTTAATGGGGTTATTAACTGTGTTGAAAGGTTTGCCACTTTCCTACAATAAAGACATGCAGGAAGACAAAGAGGGGATGTTTGATACAGTGAAAACAGTTGTTGGATCTTTACGCATCTTCGCAGGGATGATTCAAACAATGAAGGTTAATGAACAAGGAATGGAAAATGCCACAAAAAATGATTTTTCTAATGCGACAGAATTAGCTGATTATTTATCAGATAAAGGCATGCCGTTTAGAGAAGCTCATGAAGTAGTCGGGAAATTGGTTCTATATTGTGTAAATAAAAAATGTTATTTACAGGATTTAAGTATAGAAGAACTAAAAGCGGCAAATAGCTTATTTGAAGAAGATATTTATCATGTATTAAATCCAAGAACCGCAGTGGAAAGACGAAATAGTGCAGGTGGAACAGGATTTAAACAAATAGAACTAGCAATTGAAAAAGCTAAGCTTTGTGTGTTTGAAAAAGAAGAAGTCAAATAA
- a CDS encoding argininosuccinate synthase has protein sequence MANPKVVLAYSGGLDTSVAIKWLQDQNYDVVACCLDVGEGKDLNFIQQKALSVGAVQSYVIDAKEEFAQDFALTAMQAHTLYEGKYPLVSALSRPLISKKLVEVAEKENAIAVAHGCTGKGNDQVRFEVSIQALNPNLKVLAPVREWGWSREEEIAYAKEKNIPIPVNLDSPFSIDQNLWGRSNECGILEDPWAAPPEEAYDLTVSLENAPDQADIIEIEFKEGVPVSIDGISYSLSGLILELNKIAGKHGVGRIDHVENRLVGIKSREVYECPGALTLIKAHKELEDITLVKEVAHFKPVIEKKITEVIYEGLWFSPITKALQAFLQETQKNVTGTVRVKLFKGHAIVEGRKSPNSLYDEKLATYTSDDEFDHAAAVGFIKLWGLPTKVQSIVENGKKVTV, from the coding sequence ATGGCAAATCCAAAGGTAGTATTAGCATATTCAGGTGGATTAGATACATCTGTAGCAATAAAATGGTTACAGGATCAAAATTATGATGTAGTCGCATGCTGCTTAGATGTTGGTGAAGGAAAAGACTTGAATTTCATTCAGCAAAAGGCATTATCTGTTGGAGCTGTTCAATCTTACGTAATTGACGCAAAAGAAGAATTCGCACAGGATTTTGCACTTACTGCTATGCAGGCACATACGCTTTATGAAGGGAAATACCCGCTTGTTTCTGCCTTATCAAGACCTTTAATCTCAAAAAAATTAGTTGAAGTGGCAGAAAAGGAAAATGCAATTGCAGTCGCACATGGATGTACGGGAAAAGGAAATGACCAAGTGCGTTTTGAAGTTTCTATACAAGCATTGAATCCAAATTTAAAAGTACTAGCACCTGTTCGCGAATGGGGATGGTCGCGTGAGGAAGAAATTGCTTATGCAAAAGAAAAAAATATTCCGATACCTGTTAACTTAGATAGCCCATTTTCTATTGACCAAAATCTATGGGGAAGAAGCAATGAATGTGGTATTTTAGAAGATCCTTGGGCTGCTCCTCCAGAAGAAGCATATGACTTAACGGTAAGTCTTGAAAATGCACCTGATCAAGCAGATATTATTGAAATTGAATTTAAAGAAGGGGTTCCAGTTAGCATTGACGGCATTTCTTACTCATTATCGGGGTTAATCCTTGAGTTAAATAAAATCGCTGGAAAACATGGAGTTGGCAGAATAGATCATGTAGAAAATAGATTAGTAGGAATAAAGTCTAGAGAAGTGTATGAATGTCCAGGGGCATTAACACTTATTAAAGCACATAAAGAATTAGAGGATATAACACTTGTCAAAGAAGTAGCCCATTTCAAGCCAGTGATTGAAAAGAAAATCACAGAGGTTATTTATGAAGGGCTTTGGTTCTCACCAATAACAAAAGCATTACAAGCATTTTTACAAGAAACACAAAAAAATGTAACAGGTACTGTTCGTGTGAAATTATTTAAAGGGCATGCGATTGTAGAAGGGAGAAAATCGCCAAATTCTCTATATGATGAGAAACTTGCTACGTATACTTCGGATGACGAGTTTGATCACGCTGCAGCGGTTGGTTTCATCAAGTTATGGGGACTACCAACAAAAGTACAAAGCATTGTGGAAAACGGCAAGAAGGTGACTGTGTGA
- a CDS encoding MogA/MoaB family molybdenum cofactor biosynthesis protein, protein MNKQIHTKHQYLQVGCKVITVSDTRTKENDKSGQLMIELLKQEKHSVLEYVIIKDDAQQIKREIIAGVQSDGIDCILLNGGTGISPRDVTIEAIKPILTKELYGFGELFRMLSYTEDIGSSAILSRAIAGTIQNTVVFSTPGSTGAVRLAMNKLILPELSHVVSELHK, encoded by the coding sequence ATGAATAAACAAATCCATACGAAGCATCAATATTTGCAAGTAGGCTGTAAAGTTATAACAGTCAGTGATACAAGAACAAAGGAAAATGATAAAAGTGGCCAATTAATGATAGAACTATTAAAGCAAGAAAAACATTCTGTACTAGAATATGTCATCATAAAGGATGATGCACAACAAATTAAGCGAGAAATAATAGCGGGAGTTCAATCAGATGGAATTGATTGTATTCTCCTTAATGGAGGAACAGGTATCTCACCAAGAGATGTGACAATTGAAGCAATCAAACCAATTCTCACAAAAGAATTGTATGGGTTTGGAGAATTGTTCCGCATGCTAAGCTATACAGAAGACATAGGCTCAAGTGCAATTTTATCAAGAGCGATTGCTGGAACCATTCAAAATACGGTTGTTTTCTCTACTCCAGGATCAACGGGAGCGGTACGTCTTGCGATGAACAAACTAATTCTCCCAGAATTAAGCCATGTAGTCAGTGAATTACATAAATAG
- the helD gene encoding RNA polymerase recycling motor HelD, producing the protein MEKGETMEDFSKDEWEQEERRLEYTKNYMNVVLQEAQINQGTLQENVRESISNEEALDSSLSYINYLTNSKFLQLATTELNILKRILDAPYFARIDYQMKGKSHKDVYYLGKTSLYEKDTQKPIIVDWRSPIANVYYDGRLGEVAYEVNEETIEGYLSLKRQFKIEKGKLNHYQDIDLTTTDELLQQSLAGKADQRLSEIISTIQAEQNEIIRADLNRPIIVQGAAGSGKTTIALHRISYFIYNYARYFQPEQLMIIAPNNMFIGYIAEALPDLGVEKIRQTTFLDYVLLCIGKKMKVIQSNKKLLTFINHENKQEELVKWLSRYKGSLAYKKVMDKYLMDICNEMSPKEDFRVEKFPLYGAKKLERLFKKEYDYLPLIKRKEKIKGILQADLKRKKKIILIKLEEKYEEALDRALRIKEDDKRKEKVVYFLDTKEERLANVKKEASTAVRKYMKTMQTTDLYGYYARLFEDKKLLRKYTEDSLTEKQLNYMIAFQRKILKQKKVEMEDLGALFYLQYKIFGIDKEYRAKNIVIDEVQDYSEFQLYALKAGLETDMFTLVGDLAQGIHSYRGLQNWQTLQQIIFPRANYMTLQKSYRTTIEIMFLANEILHLLDEDLPKVKPVVRHGEKPTVHLYDQKQALVDKMIELADGLHGEGFHSIAIIGKTEEECKAIFKEMQKRKVPNVQFLQENEELEKNYLIIVPSYLSKGLEFDAVFLFTLNEVFTQEEIDLKLLYVAMTRPMHRLHLFTREKTALLLDKANESHFTVEIAK; encoded by the coding sequence ATGGAGAAAGGAGAAACGATGGAAGACTTTTCAAAAGATGAATGGGAACAGGAAGAAAGAAGACTTGAATATACTAAAAATTACATGAATGTTGTTTTACAAGAGGCACAAATAAATCAAGGGACATTACAAGAAAACGTACGAGAGTCTATAAGTAATGAAGAAGCTCTTGATAGTAGTTTGAGCTATATCAACTATTTAACTAACAGTAAGTTTTTACAGTTGGCAACAACAGAGCTAAATATTTTAAAGCGAATTTTAGATGCCCCTTATTTTGCACGAATTGATTATCAGATGAAAGGGAAATCCCATAAAGATGTTTATTATCTTGGGAAAACTTCACTTTATGAAAAAGATACACAAAAACCAATTATAGTAGACTGGCGCTCACCGATTGCGAATGTCTATTATGACGGAAGGTTAGGAGAAGTTGCTTACGAAGTCAATGAAGAAACGATTGAAGGGTATTTATCGTTAAAAAGACAATTTAAAATCGAAAAAGGAAAGCTAAATCATTATCAGGATATTGATTTAACAACAACAGATGAGTTATTACAGCAATCGCTTGCTGGTAAAGCAGATCAACGATTATCGGAGATTATTTCAACCATTCAAGCAGAACAAAATGAAATTATTCGAGCTGACTTAAATCGACCGATTATTGTGCAAGGAGCGGCAGGCAGTGGGAAAACCACTATTGCTTTACACCGTATATCATACTTTATATATAACTATGCAAGATATTTCCAACCGGAGCAATTAATGATTATTGCACCAAATAATATGTTCATAGGATACATTGCGGAGGCATTGCCAGACTTAGGTGTTGAAAAAATCCGGCAAACAACGTTTCTGGACTATGTCCTATTATGCATTGGGAAGAAAATGAAAGTAATCCAATCAAATAAAAAGCTGCTAACATTCATAAACCATGAGAATAAACAGGAAGAACTGGTAAAGTGGCTTTCTCGCTATAAAGGATCTTTAGCTTATAAAAAGGTAATGGATAAATATTTAATGGATATATGTAATGAAATGAGTCCGAAAGAAGATTTTCGAGTAGAAAAATTCCCCTTATATGGAGCGAAGAAGTTGGAGCGATTATTTAAGAAGGAATATGACTACCTTCCTTTAATCAAACGGAAAGAGAAAATAAAGGGGATTTTACAAGCAGATTTAAAGCGGAAAAAGAAAATAATTTTAATCAAATTAGAGGAAAAGTACGAGGAAGCATTAGATCGTGCTCTGCGGATTAAAGAAGATGACAAGCGGAAAGAAAAAGTAGTCTACTTTTTAGATACAAAGGAAGAACGTTTAGCAAATGTCAAAAAAGAAGCTTCAACTGCTGTTAGAAAATATATGAAAACAATGCAGACGACTGATTTATACGGGTATTATGCACGACTATTTGAGGATAAGAAGCTTCTTAGAAAATATACGGAAGATTCTCTAACGGAAAAGCAATTAAATTATATGATTGCCTTTCAACGAAAGATATTAAAGCAAAAGAAAGTAGAAATGGAAGATTTAGGGGCATTATTTTATTTGCAGTATAAAATTTTTGGTATCGACAAAGAGTATCGAGCGAAAAATATTGTTATTGATGAAGTTCAAGATTATAGTGAATTTCAGCTTTATGCCTTAAAAGCAGGACTGGAAACAGATATGTTTACTCTTGTCGGTGACTTGGCACAAGGTATTCACTCCTATCGCGGATTACAAAACTGGCAGACGTTGCAGCAGATTATTTTTCCACGAGCAAATTATATGACCTTACAAAAAAGCTATCGGACTACAATAGAAATTATGTTTTTAGCAAATGAGATTTTGCATCTACTAGATGAAGATCTGCCTAAAGTGAAACCAGTTGTACGTCATGGAGAAAAACCGACAGTTCATTTGTATGACCAAAAACAAGCTTTAGTAGACAAAATGATCGAGCTAGCAGATGGATTGCACGGAGAAGGTTTTCATTCTATTGCCATTATTGGTAAAACAGAAGAAGAATGTAAAGCTATATTCAAAGAAATGCAAAAAAGAAAAGTACCTAATGTTCAATTTCTACAAGAAAATGAAGAGCTTGAAAAGAATTATTTAATTATTGTACCGAGCTATCTTTCCAAGGGACTAGAATTTGATGCAGTGTTCCTTTTTACGTTAAACGAGGTTTTTACACAAGAAGAAATCGATTTAAAGCTATTATATGTAGCGATGACAAGACCGATGCATCGTCTTCATTTATTTACCCGCGAAAAAACAGCGCTATTATTAGATAAGGCAAATGAGTCACATTTTACAGTGGAGATAGCAAAATAG